CCCTCCCCTCAAGGGAGGGGGAAAATTCTTTGCTGCGTCCCCGGCGGCATTATCCTTTCAAAAAGCGCTTTACGATAAAATCGCAGACCACATCGGCATTATCAAGCGGTAAAACCGGAACATCAACCTCAACCGGCGTATCGGTTACGATGGCTTCAAGGAAGGGATCGCGGGCCTCACCCCTGCAAAGAAGTTCCGTCCCCAGACATCCCCTGTGGACCTCCATTTTGGGGTAGGGGGCCCCTTTGTGTCCTTCCACCAGCATGACATCCAGATCCATCAGCCCATACCGCTTAACCACGGCGGCAATGGAGGGATTACCGTCTGATTTTCTTCTCAACACCACACCACCGGGTGATGAGATGACGGTTGCGTCGGCGCCTGCCCTGGAGAACTTCCACGAATCACTGCCCTCTTTGTCGGGGGCGGCCGAATGACCCGTGTGTTTCATGGCCCCGACAACATACCCTCTTTCCTTCAGACCAATGACGATCTTCTCAAGTAGTGTCGTTTTCCCGGCTCCCGAAGGCCCCACGAAAAGAATGATTGGAACCATCAAAGGCCCCCTTTCAGTGTATCTTTTTCCAGGGTCTCTTTAATCCTCTCTGCAACCCTCATGTTCAGCCCCTTGAGGGAAGCAATGTCCTCCAGACGGGCCGCCTTGATCTCACTGAGTGACCTGTAGTGCGTCAAAAGCGCCTTTCTGCGGGCCGGCCCAACCCCTTCAATGCCATCCAGGATACTCAGCAGGTCGGCTTTGCCCCGGCCGGCCCGGTGTCCCTTTAACGCAAATCGGTGGGCTTCATCCCTGAGCATCTGAAGTGTGTGCAGGGCGCGGGAGTTGCGCGGCAGACGCTTTGGATTGGACCTTCCGGGAAGGTAGATCTCGTCAACGGCATTTGCTCCATCCCTTCGTTTGGCGGCCCTGGCCTTGGAGATGGCTGCCAGAAAAGGGACCTCCACATTCAGGGCGGCCATGACCCCGGAAACCCTTGAAAGCTGCCCTTTTCCACCGTCGATCAAAAGGAGGTCCGGCGTTTTCAGTTCACCTGCCGCCGTCCCGGTGAACCGCCTGGTGATTACCTCCTCCAGCGCCGCGTAATCATCGCCCGGGACCCCGCCGTCGCGGATTGAAAAAAGCCGGTAACCCTCCTTGTCCAGCTCGCCCCCTTTCCACGAGACGATACTGCCGTATGCAAGCCGCCCTGACGTATGTGAAATATCCATGCACTCGATGTGTTTTGGGGAGGACTCCATACCCAGGGCGGCCGCTATTTCCGAGGAGACATTCGAGGCCGTCTCCCTTCTCGCCATGAAGACATCAAAAGCCTGCCGGGCGTTTTCCTCCGCAAGATGAAGCAGCCTGGCGCCCTTTCCTCTCGATGGCCGCTGAATCCTGACCGACCTTCCCGCTAATTCCGAAAGTATCTCCGCATGCTCGGGAGCAAATTCCAGGCCGACGGGGAAAAGGATCCTGCCGGGCACGGCAACATCCTTCCTGTAGTGGGCAGAGATGAAGGCATCCATGGCCTCTTCAGCACTGTACTGCCCATCAAGGGCCATCTCCTTACGGCCGACGATGAGCCCTGAACGCACAAAAAGGCATATGAGGACCGACAGGGGCCCACAGGCCACGTATCCCAGGATGTCGAGGTCATCTCCAGGATCCCCCACTGCGTTTTGTCCCTCGAGGATACTGTGGAGCGCCATGACCCTGTCACGCAAAACTGCTGCCTCTTCAAAACGGAGGCTCGATGAAAGTCTGGCCATCTCCTTTTCCCACGAAGCTGCGATTCGTCTCCCCTGTCCCTTGAGAAAACCCATGACCCCATCCACCATTTTCCCGTATTCCTCGGCGCTGATCTCCCCAGCGCACGGCCCGGTGCAACGACCCATCTGGAAATCAAGACAGGGCCTTCCGGGGGTGGTCCTCCCGCCGGGCCTGGCCCCCTTGCAGCGCCGGAGCGGAAAAGCCCTGTGCAGATACCCCATCATCCTGCGCGCGGATCCGACATCGGTAAATGGACCGAAATAGGTACTTTTGTCCTTGAAAATACGGCGTGTAATTTCCAGCCTTGGAAACTCTTCCCCGGTGGTAATTCGAAAGTAGGGATAGCTCTTGTCGTCTTTGAGATCTATGTTGTAGTGGGGGCGGTAGGTCTTGATAAGGTTGGCCTCCATGAGGAGGGCCTCCTTTTCAGATCCGGCAACAATCACTTCTACCGAATCAATATTTGACACCATTACCGCCGTCCGGGAGTTCTGCTTTCCCGTGAAGTACTGTTTGACCCTTTTGCGCAGGTTCTTTGCCTTCCCAACGTACAGATGGCTTCCATCTGAATCCCGGTATATATATACCCCGGGTGTCGAAGGGAGATGCTCCAGCTGCTCCGTCAGCCTTTCATCGATTTCCATTTCGGAACCCCGACCGCTGTTTTTTTCCTTTTTTCCCCCTGCCGTGAACCGTCCTGGCCGGAGCGCCCAGCATTATCTGTCTGCCTTCAAGTTGTCGAATCCTGTCCCTGATTTCCGCCGCCCGTTCAAACTCCAGCTGACCCGCGGCATCCATCATCTCGGCCCCGAGCGCTTCGATGGTCCCCTGGAGATCCTCCGGTTGAAAATCACCCTCAACCGGGGCCAGGGTCACGTAGTCCACCTCCTCGACAGGGGACAATGCGTCGTGGATCCGGCTCCTGACCGATTCGGGCGTTATTCCATGTTCGCTGTTATATGCCATCTGGACGGCTCTTCTTCTCTCGGTTTCAGCCACGGCCCTCTTGATGGAATTGGTCATCACGTCCGCATATAGAATGGCCTCCCCCTCCACGTTTCGCGCTGCCCGGCCCATGGTCTGGATCAGGGCCGTTTCCGAGCGGAGAAACCCTTCCCTGTCCGCGTCCATTATAGCAACCAGGGATACCTCCGGCAGGTCCAGCCCCTCACGCAGGAGATTGATTCCAACGAGGACGTCGAATACACCCAGACGCAGTTCCCGTATAATCCGGACCCTGTCGAGGGTATCGATATCCGAATGGAGGTACTGAACTTTTATCTCCAGCTCCTCCAGATAGCTGGTAAGGTCCTCGGCCATCCTTTTGGTAAGGGTCGTCACCATGACACGGCAGCCCCGGGAGGTTACTTCCCTGATGCGTTCCACGAGATTGTCCACCTGATGACTCGCCGGCTCAATGATCACCCTTGGATCGATCAACCCGGTCGGCCTGATAACCTGCTCGATAACCTCACCACCGGTCTTTCCCAGTTCGTATGGCCCCGGGGTTGCGGAAACGAAGATCCTCGGGAGTTTTACACTCTCGAACTCCTTAAATGTAAGAGGACGGTTATCAAATGCCGAAGGCAGTCGGAAACCGAACTCAACCAGGCTCTCTTTGCGTGATCGATCGCCATTGTACATGGCCCTGACCTGGGGCACTGTCTGGTGGCTCTCATCGAGAATCATCATACTGTCCCCTGGGAAGTAATCGAGAAGCGTCGGCGGCGGCTCGCCTACACTTCTGCCGGTCAGATGCCGTGAGTAGTTCTCAATCCCCTTGCAGTAACCTGCGATCTGCATCATTTCCAGATCGAATGCGGTCCTTTCAGCAATCCTCTGGGCTTCCACAAGCCGTCCACGAGATCGGAAATATTCTGCCCGTTCCTTCAACTCATCCTCTATTCCGAGGATAGCCTCTTTCATCCTGTCCTCTGGAATAACATAGTGACTGGCAGGGAAAACGCTGACATCACCTACTTCCCGTGAAGCTTTGAGCGTAAGGGGATCAAGGTAAACCAGACGTTCGATATGGTCATCGAACAGCTCGATTCTCAGCCC
This genomic stretch from bacterium BMS3Abin14 harbors:
- the mobB_2 gene encoding molybdopterin-guanine dinucleotide biosynthesis adapter protein, whose product is MVPIILFVGPSGAGKTTLLEKIVIGLKERGYVVGAMKHTGHSAAPDKEGSDSWKFSRAGADATVISSPGGVVLRRKSDGNPSIAAVVKRYGLMDLDVMLVEGHKGAPYPKMEVHRGCLGTELLCRGEARDPFLEAIVTDTPVEVDVPVLPLDNADVVCDFIVKRFLKG
- the uvrC gene encoding UvrABC system protein C, which codes for MEIDERLTEQLEHLPSTPGVYIYRDSDGSHLYVGKAKNLRKRVKQYFTGKQNSRTAVMVSNIDSVEVIVAGSEKEALLMEANLIKTYRPHYNIDLKDDKSYPYFRITTGEEFPRLEITRRIFKDKSTYFGPFTDVGSARRMMGYLHRAFPLRRCKGARPGGRTTPGRPCLDFQMGRCTGPCAGEISAEEYGKMVDGVMGFLKGQGRRIAASWEKEMARLSSSLRFEEAAVLRDRVMALHSILEGQNAVGDPGDDLDILGYVACGPLSVLICLFVRSGLIVGRKEMALDGQYSAEEAMDAFISAHYRKDVAVPGRILFPVGLEFAPEHAEILSELAGRSVRIQRPSRGKGARLLHLAEENARQAFDVFMARRETASNVSSEIAAALGMESSPKHIECMDISHTSGRLAYGSIVSWKGGELDKEGYRLFSIRDGGVPGDDYAALEEVITRRFTGTAAGELKTPDLLLIDGGKGQLSRVSGVMAALNVEVPFLAAISKARAAKRRDGANAVDEIYLPGRSNPKRLPRNSRALHTLQMLRDEAHRFALKGHRAGRGKADLLSILDGIEGVGPARRKALLTHYRSLSEIKAARLEDIASLKGLNMRVAERIKETLEKDTLKGGL
- the uvrB gene encoding UvrABC system protein B yields the protein MGRWFFSWGGKTLEFKLVSDYSPRGDQPGAIDALSRGISEEKNYQVLLGVTGSGKTFTLANVISRIRRPTLILAHNKTLAAQLYQEFKGFFPNNAVEYFVSYYDYYQPEAYVPQTDTFIEKDSSINEVIDRLRHSATRSLLTRQDVLVVSSVSCIFGLGSPAAYRDMLVNFRVGEKVTREGILSSLVEMRYERNDIDFHRGTFRVRGEVIDLFPAYEENGLRIELFDDHIERLVYLDPLTLKASREVGDVSVFPASHYVIPEDRMKEAILGIEDELKERAEYFRSRGRLVEAQRIAERTAFDLEMMQIAGYCKGIENYSRHLTGRSVGEPPPTLLDYFPGDSMMILDESHQTVPQVRAMYNGDRSRKESLVEFGFRLPSAFDNRPLTFKEFESVKLPRIFVSATPGPYELGKTGGEVIEQVIRPTGLIDPRVIIEPASHQVDNLVERIREVTSRGCRVMVTTLTKRMAEDLTSYLEELEIKVQYLHSDIDTLDRVRIIRELRLGVFDVLVGINLLREGLDLPEVSLVAIMDADREGFLRSETALIQTMGRAARNVEGEAILYADVMTNSIKRAVAETERRRAVQMAYNSEHGITPESVRSRIHDALSPVEEVDYVTLAPVEGDFQPEDLQGTIEALGAEMMDAAGQLEFERAAEIRDRIRQLEGRQIMLGAPARTVHGRGKKGKKQRSGFRNGNR